In Papaver somniferum cultivar HN1 unplaced genomic scaffold, ASM357369v1 unplaced-scaffold_117, whole genome shotgun sequence, the DNA window ACCATATTTTGCACATGTTTGCAAAGTTTTTGAACTAGTTGGCTTCCATTCTGGTTCGACATGACAGAAAATAGGCAAGGCTTCATAAACCGCAACACGTAAACGATCAAAATAGGATTTCCCATGAGCAATTTGATCATTAGACTTTCCATCGCACGAGacttgaaagaatacaaaacaaCAATAACTCAAGATAACACTgacaatcataaaaaaaaaccatGTCTATCGATTCTATACTTCTACAATAGTTAGAAAAGAAGTCTTACTTCCACCTGAAACCCTTCTACCAACATATACTTGACCAAAGCCTCCTTTACTTCACTTTTTCTCAATTTTACCGTAACCTACAACAACAATTTAACAAATTATAGCACATTCACAATTCACTGAACATAAAAGTCTTCACAATAATGCTTAAATACACAATCACAATTCACATATCATAACACACTTCTATTAGGTAAAGAAAGTTTACCTTAAATCAAATTCCAAACCTTAACCATCCGTTTCATCTTCAATCACCATCATCTATTCTCAGAAACATCGTTCCAAAATATCGATTCACTTCTCAAATCACCAAACCCAGTCTTTGATTTCTTCCCATCTGTCACTAATTGAACATTAAATCAAtttccaaaccctaacttcatcttCCTGATTTACCCTATCCTCTGTAACCCGAGTCAATATAACTATATTGTCTCCTACTTATGTTACTCAATCTACCAATTCCTCCTtcgattttacacaaactcaataCTAActgcagaaaccctaattctattTCTTACTGATTTGTCTTTCTTCAATCAAGAATAACCctaaccaaaaccaaattcacaACCTCAGTAAAACCTTCCTGATTCATTTACTTCTACAGATTTCTTCTTAATTGATATGAACGATTTCTCAGTTCATTCTTTTGAGAAGAAAAAACTAGAAGAACAGTGAAAAAGAAGAAGTTCGATCAGAAGAAAGAAACGAAGAATAACGGTTTCTCAGTTCATTCTTCGATACTGTTTCTTCTAAAGGATCGAGAGAGAGAGGGATATGAACGATGAAAGAGAGACAGGAAGATGGATAATGAGGCGGAGAGAAAGAGATTAGATGTAATATCTTGTGGGaataaaatctagggttttatgATTAAGATACAATCTCGAGAATAAAATGAAGGGCGGAGATATTATTTTTGGCATACACGGTGTAGATGAAAGGATAAAAAAGCGCATGTGAATGGCACATGTACATACTCCAGGTGTTACGATCCATGCGTGACCAAGCGTATGACTGGCACGCCTAAAAAAAAATTTGTAACAGCTGGCCTCTGTTACGAATTTttgaaaatttcgtatcgactgATACCTGTTACTGGAACCAAATCCTGAGTAAAGAGGATAAACAAGGATGAGCTCCTTTTAGTGAAAGTGAAGTAGAACCTTTCAAAAGACTCCTTGTTAGAGCAGCTCTAGAGGATTTTGAATTCCAAGGACCTAGATTTACATGGAATAACCATAGAGATGGTAATGAAAACATTTAGGAAAGGATGGATAAAGGTTTTGTGAATGTAGAATGGCAAAACCAGTTCTCTGATTCTTCTCTTAAAGTTTTAGTTTTAGTTGGTTCTGACCATTGTCCTCTGATGGTAAACATGGAGGGAAAGGAAAAGAACAAATCTAATTTTACTTTTAAATTTTTTGATACTTGGTTAAAATACCAGTCTTGTCTTGATTTGATTAAATCTTTTTGGATAAAAGAAAGCTCTAATCCAACAGATTCTATGATTTACAATCTTCACAATTTGGGTAATCAACTAACTTTTTAGAGAAAAAATGTGTTTGTGAACAAACTAACTGTTagtgaaaattctcaaaaaatgaGGAAGCTTTTAAATGAAATATAAATAGAAAACTTGAACAAACTAACTGTTagtgaaaattctcaaaaaatgaTTAACACCAAAATGCTGAGTTTAGAAAAACTTTACGAGACTGAAGAAGAGATTGCTAAACATCTATCTAGGGATAACATAGTCAATTTGAGTGAGAGAAATACAAGGTATTTCCATCTCAAAACtttgaaaagaaggaaaaagaataaaatagactGCCTCTTGAATGCTGAGTCTAAGGAGATTAAAGATAAGCAGGAAATAGCCAAAGAGTTAAAAACTtactttgaaaatctttttaaggCAATGCCAACTGGGGAAAATGAAAACATTTTCTACCATCTTTCAATAAGAGTAACTGAGGAGGATAATAGAGATTTTATGGATATTCCGACTCATAAGGAAATTTGGGAGgtggttaaaaacatgaaactTAATAAGTCACCGGGACATGATGGCTTCCCGTTTTTTTTTCAACCACAATTGGTCCATTGTGGGGGATCAACTGGTTTATGTAATAAAATAATTTTGGTTAACAAAAAGTTTAAACCCTGAATTGAATAAAACTTTTCTATTTTTAATCCAAAAATGCAAAGAACCAAAATCGGCTTCTGatttcagaccaattggtctgtgTAATACACCTTACAAAGTGATTTCAAAACTGCTAGCCAACAGAATGAAAGGTTTACTTGACAAACTAATTTCTCCTTTTCAATCGGCTGTTCTTTCCAATAGACAGGTCTCTGATAACATAATAGGTGCACATGAGCTAATATACGCAATGGATCATAGAAAAACTAAAGAAAAGGGTCTAGGAGTTAAAATagatatgtcgaaagctttcgacagagtCAGTTGGGATTTTTTAACTACAACCATGGAAAAAATGGATTTTTGCAAAGATTGGTGTTCTTTAATTCAATGCATTTCAATTGCATCAATTGCAGTACTTTTAAATGGTTGTGCATGTGAGTAAGTTGGGATCCTTTATCCCCCTACTTATTCCCTATTTGTATGGAGGTTTTGTCAAAATATTTGATATCTAAAGAACAATCTAAGGAAATGCCGGGTTTAAAAATTAGTGTGAATAATACTGCAATCTCACACCTTTTCTTTGCAGACGACTGTCTGATTTTCACAAAAGCAAATTTGCAAAGATGTAAAAATTTATTAAATGCTATTCATGAATTTAGTATGGTTTCAGATCAGATGGTTAATTTTGAGAAATCAGGTCTTTTCTTAAATAAAAAGATAAACCATAAACTGAAAAAGTGATGTCAAAACatctgaaaataaagaaaatagatATTAAGGACTCTTATCTAGGAGTTCCCCATGTTTATATATAAATCTAAACTGAAAACTTTTGATTTCATAGTGAGTAGAATGGAAGAAATAATAAAAGGTTGGAAAAGTAAGATTGTTAGATAACCTAGCAAACTGATTATCAACAAATCAGTTTTATCTGGTATGTCAATCTATCAAATGTGATGTTTTAAACTCCCAAAAAAGATTACTGCTAGAATAAATTCAATCCAATGTGCCTTTTGGTGGGGCAAAGATGCAAATGAGAAAGGTCATTACATAAAATCTTGGAAATTTATGTGTAAACCAATCTCTATGGGAGGCTTGGGTTTTAAAGATGCTGAGAAAATGAATCAGGCTATGTTGGCAAAAATTGCTTGGAAAATAATATCGGAACCTAACTCTTGGTGGGTTAAAATGTTTAAAAAAAAGCCTTTATTGGCTTTAAAAAAACGTAGTAAAATCTTCTTGGATGTGGAACTGCATTGTGCAAGGGGCCAATCTAATCCATCAATATACTTGCTGGGGAGTTGGGGATGGTCAGTCAATCAATATAAGGACTGACCAATGGATACCCGATTTACAAATCACTTTAGATCAAAATGTTTCTGAAAGAAACACTCAGTTAACACTTGTATCGGATCTGATTAATCCACATACAAATAAGTGGAACCATGAAATCATAAATGCTTCTTTTCCTCATATTATTGCTCAAACTATCTTGAACGTTAAACTTTTTGTAGATGAGAATGATACCTTAGATCAggataaacctaaatgaaatttAACTAGAAATGGCATCTTCACAGTTAAATCTTTATATGATAGGTTGTGTGGTAAAATGGAAGGAAACACTAAAACTGAAATTTTTTGGAAGAAATTCTGGAAAACTAGATTGCCACAAAGAATAAAACTGTTTCTTTGGAAATGTATAAATGAGGCATCGCCAGTAACAGAAATCCTAAGTAGACATATGCATGATGTAGACAACATATGTGTTTTCTGTAACGACAAAATAGAATTTGTTCTTCACCTTTTATTTGATTGCTGGTATGCTAGATCAATTTGGATGCTACCACCTTTTGCTAGTAACAATGCTTCAAATATAGTAAGAAtctcttttattgattatttcATTTGGTGGCAATCTCATGGAGATGAGGTAATAGAGATTAATGCAACAAAAtgttggtttatatggaaagagAGGTGTAATAGGATTTATGAGGAAAAAAATGTCTCTTCTTTACAAACTTCTATCATGATCCAGAGACATTTGAACCACTGGAGCTGTAATACAAGAAACATGATAGCAACTAGTGTTTGTCCTGTAACATAACAGATAAAGACCATCCCTTGAAAATGCCCAGAACATAATTGCTTTAAGTTAAATATTGATGCTTCTTGGATTTCAAGATCAATTTATGCTGGCTTTGGTCTAATTATTAGAGATGAAGCAGGAAATGGAAGAGCAGCTAAATTTGGAGTATTCTATGCTGCAAGTGTAGAAAAAGCGGAAGCTTTAGCTCTGTTGTATGAAGCAAAATGGGCCAAAGATGTTGATTTGGCACATTTCTGGATGGAACGGGACTCTGAAAAGATTGTGAACTTCATCAAAGGAAAGGCAACAATGATGGATTGGACAAATCAGAGAATTGTTAAGGAGGCACTACGAATTCTAGCTGATTGCAACAAATTTTTGGGTTTCAAGTTTACTCACAGAACTGGAAACTCTGTGGCAGACAAGTTGGCATAGAGACAAcaaaatcttcaattttcaatagCTGGGAAGAAGATTTACCTgcctttttaaatatgtttttaAGTTTAGATAAGTTAAGTAATCAATATGAAAGTATCAGTAATTCCAGCAGGTTGTTGTCTCAAACTCATATCAGGGCATGTCCTAGTCTGATGGCATGACAACAATCTGCTCGAATGGTATGTTTCTTTCTTTCGTTCTTTTTCAATGAATTAtcttattctcaaaaaaaaaaaaaaaaaaaaattNNNNNNNNNNNNNNNNNNNNNNNNNNNNNNNNNNNNNNNNNNNNNNNNNNNNNNNNTTTTTTTTTTGACCATCCATCATCCCCTATTGGGATGAGACGCTGGAGAAAATGCCATGGTCGTAGAATCTCCCTTCCCAATTTTAGAACATCCCTTGAAGTTCATCATGGTGCCCACGGAAAACGGTGAAGCTTAAAGAATTGTTCCAAAAGAAAGGGACACCCCCTGGGACATAACATAACTGGTACATGTGAGGGAGCCCATAGAATTGGAATTGATCACTAGAGGGCAAAGGCACTCCAACAGACGACTCCTTACGGCATTTCACTATTTATCAGCGGCGGCCTAGGTATTTTCTCCCTGAATGGGTAGAATTAGTAGACTCCCCGATAAAACCTAGTTAGTGGCCACAAAATTTCGCCACCGGAAGATACAGAATCGGCCCAAAATGAAAAGAGGAAGATCTGGAAGCATAGCTATCAACAATCACAACACAGAGGTGTTCTGGTATTCGCCAATTCCTttttaatacttttttttttttataattcatTTGATCTGATTAGATTtactgaagttgcagagagagtAGAGATTTGTAAACACCAAACTAGGATACTTAATTATAATTTTCGGAATATTAATATAGATTAAGTTGATAATTTTGTGGTTGAATCATTACATTTATCATCCAATTCCTATAGAGTAGAATTTTTATGTACATGGATATTTAATAATTCCCAGTCCAGTTGTATGGTCACTGAAAATACAAAGAAATTCAGATGTCGGCACAAAAGATATTTTGGATAAGAAAATTTTATGGACTGAATTAAATTGCAATCACCACAGACTAGGCAAGTGGTGAAGATGGTTGAATAATTGACTAAATTCTGTGCATTATTGCAGTAAAGTAAACAATGGCCGCAATCGAGAGTAGGACAATTGATCCAACTATGCCCACATAATTGTAGCACAGTGGGTCTTCTATGAAATTCTTTTGTAGATATAGCTCATTGCGAACCAGGAATAGTTATCTTACATTCAAACATAAATTTCAAATATTACATACCCTTTGCTGTGTGAGCTTGCTTTTTTTATTGTCCATATCCTTTATTGCGTGCAATCTGCAATATACCAGTATCTTAGTATGGCGCTTGAAGAGATTGTTGTTGGTGGTGTAACAGAAATATTAAACAAGTTGGGCGCTGCTGTTGCCCAAGAGATAAATTTGGCGTGGGGTGTCAAAGATGACTTGCAAAAGCTTCAAAGAACCTTACAGGTGATCGCGGCTGTAATTGCTGACGCGGAGAATAGGCAAGAGATGGAAGAACTTGTTCGGCTTTGGCTGGTGAGGCTCAAGGATGTAGCTTATGACGCGGATGATGTGATGGATGAGTTTTCATATGAAACCATTCGTCGAGGTGAAAGGGGGGACCGCGTGAAGGATAAGGTTCGTGATTTCGTCTCCTCTTCTAATCCACTAGTATTTCGTTTCAAGATGGCAAACAAAATTAAAGATGTCAACCGAAGTTTAGATGAAATTACCAAAGATATGGCTAGGTTTCAGTTACAAACTACATCACCTAGCAATACTATTAATGCTCATGGTGGAAGTAGTGAGCAACGGAGCCGACAAACCACATCTTTGGTGAACGAGTCAAAAATTATAGGAAGGGAGGATGataaaaaggaaataataagattGTTAACAACTCTCACTGCGTCGTCATCATCTGGCAGTTATAATCCACATCATGAAAATATCTCTGTAGTTTCCATCGTGGGGATGGGTGGAGTCGGAAAAACTACACTAGCCCAATTCGTTTACAAGGACAAATTGGTAGAAAACCACTTTGATCAAAGAATATGGGTCTTTGTTTCCAAGGATTTTGATGTCAAAaccattttaataaaaattatggaGTCCATTACTGAAGCTAAGTTTGAAAATCTTTCAAATTTGGATGTCTTAGTGAATGAAGTTCAAAAAAAGTTGAAGGGGAAGAAATATCTTCTAGTACTGGATGATGTATGGAATGACCGTTACGAGGAATGGGAGGAGCTTAAAACTCCGTTGCTCGTTGGTGCTCAAGGAAGTAAGATATTAATCACTACACGTGAAAACCAGGTCGCTGATGTTGTAAATGGGAGTATTCCTTCGTACAGATTGGAAAATTTACAAGAGGATGAATGTTGGTCTATTATGGAGAATGAAGCCTTTTCCCCTGGTGGAGCTCTAAAAACACCAAACATGACTAACATAGGAAAAGAGATTTCAAAAAAATGTGGTGGTTTGCCCCTTGCAGCAAAAATACTAGGAAGTCTAATGCGCTTAAAAAATAATGAAGGTGATTGGCTATCAATTAAAGAAAACAGTATTTTGGATACTCCAGAAGGTCAAAGTAGAATCATGCCGATACTTAAATTGAGCTATGATAACTTGACATCTCAGTTGAGACAATGTTTCTCCTACTGCTCCATCTTTCCCAAAGGTTTGGAGATAAACAGAGAAACTTTGATTCAACTGTGGAATGCCGAAGGCTTCCTGGAGTCATCTAATGTGGGGAGCAAAAAATCGAGAGAAGACATTGGAAACGAGTATTTCGTAAGTTTGGTGCGGAGCTCATTTTTGGATGTCAAGGAAATGAATGACTTGGATGACATAAGGTCGTGCACTATGCATGACCTTGTACATGATCTTGCTCAGAGTGTTGTAGGAAATCATGAATGTGCGATTGTCAGTGTCAGTGAACTGATGAATATTCCTAGAGTTCGTCGCTTACAgttgatagttgatgaagccttaTCTGCAGCATTTTCAGTAACCATAAATAGTGCAAAGAAGTTGCGAACAGTCATCATCCTTGATTCACCTTATTACGAGTTGGACCCCAATAGATTCTCCAAAAGTAAGCGGTTACGTGTTTTATATTTGGATAGTCTAACTAAAGCCTTGTCACCATTGTCATCTTGGAGTCCTAAACTAAAGCATTTAAGGTACCTTAACCTTTCGTCTTTCGATCTTAGTGAAACTCCCAATCATAATTCCATCAACAAACTTTATAATCTGCAGACGTTGGTATTATGCGAGTGTCGCCATGTACAAGATTTTCTCAAAAACATAGAATCTTTGAAAAAACTGAGACACCTTAATATCACTCTCACGGATATTAAAGAACTACCTGATTCTGTCACTAGCCTCTGTAATTTGCAGAGGTTGGATCTGCAAAAATGCAATAGCTTCACTTCTTTTCCCAACTCCATAAATGGTCTAGAATATCTAAGATTTCTTGATCTGTCATTTACACCTATTGAAGAATTACCTGATTCTATCACTAGCCTCCACCATTTGCAGACATTAGATATCAACAGTTGCCAGAAATTGAAAGCCTTACCCAAGTATGTCAAAGGCCTTGAGGAACTGAGAATATTTAATTTCAGAGACTGCACCCTACTAGAAGCATTACCTGAAGATTTTGGTTTGTTGACACAGTTAAGGTCCCTTGACCTATTTGGTACTAAGATCAAAGTGTTACTGGAGTCATGTGCTAATCTCAACAATCTCGAGTTTGTGGATCTCTCCTTCTGTGAGCTTCCTAAAGAGGTAACTAACTGGAAAAAGCTGAAATATTTTATCTACGGGAAAGAGGGAGCACCAGTGGGTATTGGAGAACTAGTTTATCTTCGCGAATTGTCTTATTCAGTAAATAGCAATACTGATATTAATGCTGGTATTGAAGAGTTGAGGAACCTAAACCTTCTCGAGGAAATAACTATTTATGATCTTGAGAACGTGGAAGACCCAGTAGACGCTGAAGAATCAAATTTGAAAGGGAAAGAAAAACTTCGTCGTTTGTATCTAGAATGGGGTGAAAAGGGGTTTGACCATCTGTATTGTAGTCGCAGTAGTCTGGTTCTAGAAGCTCTGCAACCTCACACTAACCTGAAAACCTTTAGTATTCATAACTTTATGGGTTGGGACCTCCCAACCTGGATGCATGTTTCAAGTGGTCTTCCAAATTTGGAATTTTTggaaatcttcaactgcaaaagGACTGAACAACTTCCAGAGGCTATGGGGCAGCTCCCACGTCTCAAGTCTCTCCATCTATCCGATGTATCTTTGAACTATTTGGGTATGGGATTTCCTTCGCTGGTTGAACTCCATCTAACGGATATGTCATATCTACAAGAATTGTGTTCCTCATATCCTTGTCTTCGGGATCTAAGAATCACTGGCTGCAGAAGTTTGACCAAGATTCCTTCATTTCCTTGTCTTGAGTTCTTACTGTTAAAGGAGGTCGACCACAGCTTAGTAAGCTCAGTTGGGATAAGCCAGACTTCTATCACAACCCTTTTTTTACACAATGTCGAAGAGCTTATATACTTCCCGTTAAACATACTCCGAAGGAATTGTAATCTTCAAATTCTGCAAATTAGAGAGTGCAATCAGTTTCAAGGATTTCGAGTAAATGATAATGAGAAGGAGACTGCATCatttctatttggctccgaactCGACTGCGTCTCTCTTCAACGCCTGGATTTGATAGATTGCCCAGACTTAAAGTTTCTTCCAGATTTACAGAGGTGGACTTCGCTCTGGATATTATTCATCTGGAATTGCCCCAATCTGAGGAACTACTCAACTTATGATCTGAAATCGTTGTCCAGCCTAAAAGAACTATATGTTGATTATATTCAAAGAGACGAGCAGCGGGGAGATCCATCTGTTCATGCAGAATTGGTTAATTTGATAAATTAAAGGGAACCAGGTACTTTCTCTTACTCTCCCTATAAATTTCCTCAAGTATTAAAAATATCTGTCGCTTAATTATTTTATGTTATGCATGTAGACAAAAAACGCAGTTTGAGACTCGGACACTACTACCTGATCAAATATGAGAACCAGACCTCTACCAACGATTCCCAGTTGTTGTATGTACTTGGTTCACTCTGATTTGTATTCGTTATCTTTTTGTAAGTAGTGAACTTCAGTCGAAATCGAGATAGCTGCTTTTACATGTTTTCTGTCAATTCCTAGCTAGAAACTGCAATTCACACAATTTCTGCTTGATGCTCTTCCATATATAATTTCAGTCCTATTCTAATGTGGCTTGCAGGCATGTGACATATCTCCttaatttgattttctttttgtgtgttttcttttATTCTGTCTGGTGCATGCTTTGAATTccttttgatttggttttgtctGGTTGCGCAGATGTGTACAATAGTGCAATTAACGGACCTTCACAACACATATGACTTTGCGAAGAAGTAAATGATCATTACAAAGCTGATCCGAATGAGTTTTCAATAATTTAGTGTCCTGGCATATTCCCATAAAAACGGAACCCAAAGGATCTTTGCTGCGAGAGTTGGATCATTTCCATTTTGCTTACTAGACAGTACAAGCACTGTCTGTCCACCTCAGAGCTGAGATGTTGCAACTTTTCTGTATTTTGTGTGCTTCTATTGTAATCAATGTCGATATATGCAacctcttttttctcttttttccccACCGCAAAGCAGAGATTCGAACCTGCgaccaaaaaaaatcaaattcattgGACTGCACTACACAAGTTCATTTGACTAGTGTAAACAAGGTGTAAGAATGAATGGGTGTATTATATAACTAAATGACACAGCATCTCCTGGGTGGAAATATCCAGTAAATTCACTAATACCCCCTGAAGGATTTATTATTTACAAACCAACCCCGTCGGgccctctttcttttctttttttcctagcgtttttaggggccatcccaaaggatttaggggccatcaatttatacccagccaaagactctagttaaggggtaccctatatgatattgaagttacataaatgcccttatggtaaaactgtataaaaaccaaatcaaaaacaattctactcatttcaactcttcttcttccagtttcatattatcttccgattgtggaagaaaaaaaaaatttcctcgttcaaccgaaacatcgccgcgaatcgtaaaatcaaaacatcgtcgattcgattataaaacaatggataagagaaatgaaacccacatacctagaaccaaaaatgttgctcggggtatcgatccaaacattggaattttagcaagaaataaagaaattcttgctgcaaatgaagaagaacgcgaagaacgcgaagaacaagtacccggaaatgtagtcggtggtggcgattccgagactcaaacacttcgtcaacttcaaatggccccaattaggtaagaatctatcatttttggggtttattttgctttaattcgtcgaatgggttttcggttatttatccagattcggacgatatgcatgctcatttacttccgaatgtagtcttgttcttcatttttcaagaacatcgacaatattcgggagaaagatttgatgattatctgccgaatattggtggccatatcttcctggatacaaactgctaataatcggtagtttaatgaattttttggctaccgaatatatttaagtagacacaaagtattcggaagaacactcactaccgaatgtatatattgaaaaaatctcaaaatttatgatataggaaaaatcccattttggggccagtatttattcggaagacaatataatgttttatacctccgattgtgtaggataaaattttagagtttctgaactccagttgatgaatattcggttgtaaacgtgtttagttatattccgattgtttttcattcggaaaaaatatgtgtcttcttacttccgaatttgtacattcgggttatagaggtgcactttttcttctgattgtgtaggatgaatttacagcttctgaactccaattgatgtatattcggttgcaaatatgtttagttagcttccgattgttttgtattcggaaaaaatatgtgtcttcttacgtccgaatgtgtacattcgggttatatttccatactttgtcttccgattgtatagtttgtaaatattgttcctttctttgttgtttagacaaagtcgagaagggaggaagaaagtgacagctagtgctaggagggaaaggagtgccaaagataattcaggtgctcaacaaagcgaacaagaacaaagcagtcaacaaggagtgcaaccaactgttgaacaacaaggcagtgaacaaggggtgcgaccaagtgttgaacaagccgctcaacaaagtgcaggaccaagtgttgaactagttgatccagtggcaagagtagaagaagaaggacaaccaagtggtacccaaaaatccaaaaaagggaaagatgttgtaaggaaggatattgctaagaaagcatcacatcttgtccctcagcacttgaagaagaagggtattccagcaggcacaatccttggactaccagcggatggaggaaaattgctatttggatacaaagactcatggcccagagaaatatatgaaaccgaggtaataaaattactattttttattaatgtattgtctatgtgttatatcgtaatacttgtattaaggatttttttatgtactttaataggatcatcaagatgcggtccgtctactcaaacctaccgccgcaccaacaaaaatgcttgcgtggcctttatccggtgaatgtgaaaggttcaagacaattattgccaactcggggttagctaatgccgccgagaattcattgttggaacatgatcgtgtggccatatcggcgtttgtggagagaatgtatcctgagaccggtactttccatatgccgtttggggagatgacgatcaccccggatgatgttgtgcagattcttaaccttcccgaccaaggcacagctgtgaagtttaactacacaaagcagttaagttgggcacaactttattctctaactaacaagtgcttaggttgggatgaagagacaacaacaacagagtttaggaggcatgccagttatagaacaagacagatcaacattacagctttgatgaatatgttccgaggcaccttggagaaggaaaagaatggaacgttaactgatgagcaagtgaaccacgctgccactgcatatgtcctctgtgtattgggatgtgtcatattccccaatacttctggcaaccgtatcgacgccaaccttatacaacttttggatcctcttcatgaagtcggtgactattcttggggcacggcatgcctagcattcttgatggaagagttgagaaaggcgtcgaggctaggaacctgccaagttgccgggaacgtggctctattgcaggttttttctttaactctataactcactctatagttattcggtagacaatacatatgacgcatattcataactccaaaggacgcatattcggtaggaattgatccatcttattttctgaatgtttgttattcggtggctaggtacttagttttatttacgattatatataatcggaaatatgtttttgatattactaccgaatatacaggccagaaaaactagaggttactgaactccaaaggacgcatattcggtaggaattgatccatcttattttccgaatgtttgttattcggtggctaggtacttagttttatttccgattatatataatcgg includes these proteins:
- the LOC113330088 gene encoding putative disease resistance protein RGA1, translating into MALEEIVVGGVTEILNKLGAAVAQEINLAWGVKDDLQKLQRTLQVIAAVIADAENRQEMEELVRLWLVRLKDVAYDADDVMDEFSYETIRRGERGDRVKDKVRDFVSSSNPLVFRFKMANKIKDVNRSLDEITKDMARFQLQTTSPSNTINAHGGSSEQRSRQTTSLVNESKIIGREDDKKEIIRLLTTLTASSSSGSYNPHHENISVVSIVGMGGVGKTTLAQFVYKDKLVENHFDQRIWVFVSKDFDVKTILIKIMESITEAKFENLSNLDVLVNEVQKKLKGKKYLLVLDDVWNDRYEEWEELKTPLLVGAQGSKILITTRENQVADVVNGSIPSYRLENLQEDECWSIMENEAFSPGGALKTPNMTNIGKEISKKCGGLPLAAKILGSLMRLKNNEGDWLSIKENSILDTPEGQSRIMPILKLSYDNLTSQLRQCFSYCSIFPKGLEINRETLIQLWNAEGFLESSNVGSKKSREDIGNEYFVSLVRSSFLDVKEMNDLDDIRSCTMHDLVHDLAQSVVGNHECAIVSVSELMNIPRVRRLQLIVDEALSAAFSVTINSAKKLRTVIILDSPYYELDPNRFSKSKRLRVLYLDSLTKALSPLSSWSPKLKHLRYLNLSSFDLSETPNHNSINKLYNLQTLVLCECRHVQDFLKNIESLKKLRHLNITLTDIKELPDSVTSLCNLQRLDLQKCNSFTSFPNSINGLEYLRFLDLSFTPIEELPDSITSLHHLQTLDINSCQKLKALPKYVKGLEELRIFNFRDCTLLEALPEDFGLLTQLRSLDLFGTKIKVLLESCANLNNLEFVDLSFCELPKEVTNWKKLKYFIYGKEGAPVGIGELVYLRELSYSVNSNTDINAGIEELRNLNLLEEITIYDLENVEDPVDAEESNLKGKEKLRRLYLEWGEKGFDHLYCSRSSLVLEALQPHTNLKTFSIHNFMGWDLPTWMHVSSGLPNLEFLEIFNCKRTEQLPEAMGQLPRLKSLHLSDVSLNYLGMGFPSLVELHLTDMSYLQELCSSYPCLRDLRITGCRSLTKIPSFPCLEFLLLKEVDHSLVSSVGISQTSITTLFLHNVEELIYFPLNILRRNCNLQILQIRECNQFQGFRVNDNEKETASFLFGSELDCVSLQRLDLIDCPDLKFLPDLQRWTSLWILFIWNCPNLRNYSTYDLKSLSSLKELYVDYIQRDEQRGDPSVHAELVNLIN